One region of Triticum aestivum cultivar Chinese Spring chromosome 6B, IWGSC CS RefSeq v2.1, whole genome shotgun sequence genomic DNA includes:
- the LOC123137837 gene encoding ubiquitin carboxyl-terminal hydrolase 21, with amino-acid sequence MADDAAAASLSQPSPAKGDILRENGDEKSKQCQPFFSMCQPLQTVSYSNSWDSICAPAATEPCQTSGLDSVDDDYMPSASSFPDSQQPHSESISAIVDESNKLCSPPSPTDKECDVEQLQLESEELLDDSGVLDGETRQQLEPLTTHEPSSVDEIKKWGADTKQHSPPRHNTRHWSSDRALEPSDNENKPLSLFFSRFRQPQSVGAGLRNMGNTCFLNATLQCITHTVPLFKKLRCTDHSTPCSYDEDGFCSFCALKEHIEESVRRSGAVLVPARFKDNLSKLSSDFRPGQQEDAHEFLRCLLDNLHKCTLDPKSKGKPSSFDEESIVKQVFGGRLKSQLTCRDCGHCSETFEPFLDLSLEIDQVDDLVAALESFTKVEQVGDDENKLTCESCKVQVCKDKRLVLDKAPDVIAFQLKRFTTLDNSIEKIDKHVAYPSELDLKPFHNNPDKEELKYDLYGVVEHSGLPNYGHYVCTIRSSRSTWHLMNDSNVDSITETCALNQEAYILFYVRQGMFPWFSSLLEEARSGASPVSVLDNIDADCLTSSNRSPGDKFEIGETSECKTSLLAEEPTKRYSVDASSSTNKKEETTPLRISPLRASFQDDVGRRHAPSPTKITNLERPSTPPPRPKRPISVDDIEVFKFEEFDDKDTPLMPKSEHQPKVKKPKAASASKSVKGPCVDKNATRLMRGMPSARRKGLLDCMISQQNVVQEPRRGSRSDPLGKKKRKLDTNSVAVLQY; translated from the exons ATggcggacgacgccgccgccgcgagcttgagCCAGCCCTCCCCCGCGAAG GGCGACATCTTGAGAGAAAATGGGGATGAGAAAAGTAAGCAGTGCCAACCATTCTTCTCCATGTGCCAACCGCTTCAGACTGTT AGCTATTCAAATTCTTGGGATAGCATTTGTGCTCCTGCAGCAACGGAACCTTGTCAAACT AGCGGCTTGGATTCAGTGGATGATGATTACATGCCAAGTGCATCTTCTTTTCCTGATAGCCAGCAGCCCCATTCTGAG AGCATTTCTGCTATAGTAGATGAATCAAACAAGTTATGTTCACCACCTTCACCTACGGATAAGGAATGTGATGTGGAACAACTTCAGCTGGAATCTGAGGAATTATTG GATGACTCAGGTGTGCTAGATGGGGAAACAAGGCAGCAGTTAGAACCCCTTACCACACATGAACCCAGTTCTGTT GATGAAATCAAAAAATGGGGGGCAGATACTAAGCAGCACTCACCACCCCGTCATAACACTAGGCATTGGAGCTCAGAT CGTGCTCTTGAACCTTCTGACAATGAAAATAAGCCGCTCTCCTTGTTTTTTTCTCGCTTCAGACAACCCCAGTCAGTG GGAGCTGGTCTTCGGAATATGGGGAACACATGCTTCTTAAATGCAACTCTTCAGTGTATCACTCATACTGTCCCACTTTTTAAGAAGCTCCGCTGCACCGACCACTCTACTCCATGCTCAT ATGATGAAGATGGGTTCTGTTCCTTTTGCGCCCTTAAAGAACACATCGAAGAATCAGTTCGAAGGTCTGGAGCTGTTTTAGTGCCAGCAAGGTTCAAAGATAATTTAAGCA AATTATCGTCAGATTTTAGACCAGGACAGCAAGAGGATGCACATGAGTTCCTTCGTTGCTTGCTGGATAACTTGCACAAATGCACCCTTGATCCCAAGTCAAAGGGGAAGCCCTCATCTTTTGATGAGGAAAGTATTGTCAAACAGGTGTTTGGTGGTCGGCTTAAAAGCCAG TTGACATGCCGTGATTGTGGTCACTGTTCGGAGACATTTGAGCCCTTCCTGGATCTCAGCTTGGAGATTGATCAGGTTGATGACCTTGTTGCTGCTTTGGAATCTTTTACCAAGGTGGAGCAAGTTGGTGATGATGAGAACAAGCTCACCTGTGAAAGTTGTAAAGTTCAAGTTTGCAAGGATAAGCGGCTTGTGCTTGATAAAGCACCTGATGTCATCGCATTTCAACTCAAGCGCTTCACCACCCTCGACAATTCCATTGAAAAGATTGACAAACATGTGGCATACCCATCAGAACTTGATTTGAAGCCATTCCACAATAATCCAGACAAGGAG GAACTAAAGTATGATCTTTATGGTGTTGTTGAGCATTCTGGCTTACCTAACTATGGCCATTATGTGTGCACTATTCGTTCTTCACGAAGCACCTGGCACTTGATGAATGACTCCAAT GTTGATTCTATTACTGAGACATGTGCACTAAACCAGGAAGCATATATACTCTTCTATGTTAGGCAGGGCATGTTTCCATGGTTCTCAAGTTTGCTAGAGGAGGCTAGGAGTGGTGCATCTCCTGTGTCAGTTTTGGATAATATAGATGCAGACTGTTTAACATCCAGTAATAGAAGTCCTGGCGATAAGTTTGAGATTGGTGAAACAAGTGAATGCAAAACATCTCTCCTTGCCGAGGAACCAACTAAGAGATATTCAGTTGATGCTTCCAGCAgcacaaacaaaaaagaagaaaccaCTCCACTCAGAATCAGTCCACTCAGAGCATCTTTCCAAGATGATGTGGGGAGGAGGCATGCCCCTAGTCCTACAAAAATCACCAATCTGGAGAGACCATCAACTCCACCTCCACGTCCCAAGCGACCGATATCTGTTGATGACATTGAGGTGTTTAAGTTTGAGGAATTTG ATGACAAGGACACTCCTCTGATGCCAAAGTCTGAGCATCAACCGAAGGTGAAGAAACCGAAGGCTGCTTCTGCATCTAAATCTGTGAAGGGCCCTTGTGTGGACAAAAATGCAACACGGTTGATGAGGGGCATGCCATCCGCACGAAGAAAAGGCTTGCTGGACTGCATGATCTCACAGCAGAATGTTGTGCAGGAGCCCCGCAGGGGCTCTCGAAGTGACCCTCTTGGCaaaaagaagaggaagctggacacCAACTCGGTGGCAGTTCTCCAGTACTAA
- the LOC123137835 gene encoding ABC transporter B family member 2, with protein MSSSVHGAGQNQSEAGGGGDNNDRKKAGAEEKVEKVPFLKLFSFADRWDYLLMAVGSVGACAHGASVPVFFIFFGKLINIIGIASFFPAMVSGRVAKYSLDFVYLGVVILFSSWTEVACWMHTGERQAAKMRLAYLRSMLDQDIAVFDTEASTGEVINAITSDVLVVQDAISEKVGNFMHYISRFLAGFAIGFSRVWQISLVTLAIVPLIAIAGGTYAYVTIGLMARVRKSYVKAGEIAEEVIGNVRTVQAFVGEEKAVRTYREALLRTYKYGKRGGLAKGLGLGSMHSVLFLSWALLVWFTGIVVHKRISNGGESFTTMLNVVIAGLSLGQAAPNISTFLRARTAAYPIFQMIERSTVNTRSSRAGRTLQAVEGNIHFRDVRFAYPSRPDVVILDRLSLDFPAGKIVALVGGSGSGKSTVVSLIERFYEPLSGAVLLDGHDIKDLDVKWLRGQIGLVNQEPALFATSIRENILYGKSDATADEINHAAKLSEAITFINNLPERYETQVGERGIQLSGGQKQRIAISRAILKNPSILLLDEATSALDAESEKSVQEALDRVMVGRTTVVIAHRLSTIRNADTIAVVDRGRIVETGTHEQLMANPLSAYSSLIQLQEAAQLQRKPSFSHSTSITRPLSFKYSRELSRTSRGGSFRSDKDSISRYGAAEANDEGQSKGKPVSMKKLYSMVRPDWVFGVSGTISAFVAGAQMPLFALGVTQALVSYYMGWETTKREVRKIATLFCGGAVLTVVFHVIEHLSFGIMGERLTLRVREKMFAAILRNEIGWFDSTSHTSAMLASRLETDATLVRTIVVDRSTILLQNVGMIVTSLIIAFILNWRITLVVLATYPLMVSGHISEKMFMKGYGGNLGKSYLKANMLAAEAVSNMRTVAAFCAEEKVIKLYADELKEPGKRSFRRGQGAGVFYGVSQFFLFSSYALALWYGSHLMSKELATFRSVMKSFMVLIVTALAMGETLAMAPDIIKGNQMASSVFDILDRKTEVEIDTGDDIKKVEGVIQLRDVEFRYPSRSEVAVFKGLDLLMKAGKSMALVGMSGSGKSTVLSLILRFYDPIAGKVLIDGKDIKKLKLKSLRRHIGLVQQEPALFATTIYENILYGKDGATEAEVIEAAKLANAHTFISSLPEGYQTKVGERGVQLSGGQKQRIAIARAIVKDPAILLLDEATSALDVESERVVQQALDRVMKNRTTVMVAHRLSTIKNADVISVIQDGKIIEQGDHQHLVENKNGAYHKLVNLQQQQQQQLQGA; from the exons ATGAGCTCGTCGGTGCACGGCGCCGGCCAGAACCAGagcgaggcgggaggcggcggcgataATAATGATAGAAAGAAGGCGGGGGCGGAGGAGAAGGTGGAGAAGGTGCCGTTCCTGAAGCTCTTCTCGTTCGCGGACCGGTGGGACTACCTGCTGATGGCGGTGGGCTCGGTGGGCGCGTGCGCGCACGGCGCCTCCGTGCccgtcttcttcatcttcttcggcaAGCTCATCAACATCATCGGCATCGCCTCCTTCTTCCCCGCCATGGTCTCCGGCCGCGTCGCCAAG TACTCGCTGGACTTCGTGTACCTGGGCGTGGTCATACTCTTCTCGTCGTGGACCG AGGTGGCGTGCTGGATGCACACGGGGGAGCGGCAGGCGGCGAAGATGCGGCTGGCGTACCTGCGGTCGATGCTGGACCAGGACATCGCCGTCTTCGACACCGAGGCGTCCACCGGCGAGGTCATCAACGCCATCACCAGCGACGTCCTCGTCGTCCAGGACGCCATCTCCGAGAAG GTGGGCAACTTCATGCACTACATCAGCCGGTTCCTGGCCGGGTTCGCCATCGGCTTCTCGCGCGTGTGGCAGATCAGCCTCGTCACGCTCGCCATCGTCCCGCTCATCGCCATCGCCGGCGGCACCTACGCCTACGTCACCATCGGCCTCATGGCCCGCGTCCGCAAGTCCTACGTCAAGGCCGGCGAGATCGCCGAGGAGGTGATCGGCAACGTGCGGACGGTGCAGGCCTTCGTCGGCGAGGAGAAGGCCGTGAGGACGTACCGGGAGGCGCTGCTGCGGACGTACAAGTACGGCAAGCGCGGGGGCCTCGCCAAGGGCCTCGGCCTCGGCTCCATGCACTCGGTGCTCTTCCTCTCCTGGGCGCTGCTCGTTTGGTTCACCGGCATCGTCGTCCACAAGCGCATCTCCAACGGCGGCGAGTCCTTCACCACCATGCTCAACGTCGTCATCGCCGGCCT GTCGCTTGGCCAGGCGGCGCCCAACATATCGACGTTCCTCCGGGCGAGGACGGCGGCGTACCCGATCTTCCAGATGATCGAGAGGAGCACCGTGAACACGAGGAGCTCCAGGGCCGGCCGCACGCTGCAGGCGGTGGAGGGCAACATCCACTTCCGCGACGTGCGGTTCGCGTACCCGTCCCGCCCGGACGTGGTCATCCTCGACCGCCTCAGCCTGGACTTCCCGGCCGGCAAGATCGTCGCCCTCGTCGGCGGGAGCGGCTCCGGCAAGAGCACCGTGGTCTCCCTCATCGAGCGCTTCTACGAGCCGCTCTCGGGCGCGGTCCTCCTCGACGGGCACGACATCAAGGACCTGGACGTCAAGTGGCTGCGCGGGCAGATCGGGCTCGTCAACCAGGAGCCGGCGCTGTTCGCGACGAGCATCCGGGAGAACATACTCTACGGCAAGAGCGACGCCACCGCGGACGAGATCAACCACGCGGCGAAGCTGTCGGAGGCCATCaccttcatcaacaacctccccgagcGGTACGAGACGCAGGTCGGTGAGCGCGGGATACAGCTCTCGGGAGGGCAGAAGCAGCGGATCGCCATCTCGAGGGCGATACTCAAGAACCCGTCCATACTGCTCCTCGACGAGGCCACCAGCGCGCTCGACGCCGAGTCCGAGAAGAGCGTGCAGGAGGCGCTGGACCGCGTCATGGTCGGCCGCACCACCGTGGTGATCGCGCACCGCCTGTCCACCATCAGGAACGCCGACACCATCGCCGTCGTGGACAGGGGGAGGATCGTCGAGACCGGCACGCACGAGCAGCTCATGGCCAACCCTCTCAGCGCCTACTCGTCGCTGATCCAGCTGCAGGAGGCTGCTCAGCTTCAGCGCAAGCCCTCTTTCTCGCACAGCACAAGCATCACAAGGCCACTAAG CTTCAAGTATTCGAGGGAGCTGTCAAGGACGAGCAGGGGTGGCAGCTTCCGCTCCGACAAGGACTCGATAAGCCGGTACGGCGCCGCGGAGGCGAACGACGAAGGGCAGAGCAAGGGGAAGCCCGTGTCCATGAAGAAGCTCTACTCCATGGTGCGGCCGGACTGGGTGTTCGGCGTGTCGGGCACCATCAGCGCGTTCGTGGCGGGCGCCCAGATGCCGCTCTTCGCCCTGGGCGTGACGCAGGCGCTGGTGTCCTACTACATGGGGTGGGAGACCACCAAGAGGGAGGTGCGCAAGATCGCCACGCTCTTCTGCGGCGGCGCCGTGCTCACCGTGGTGTTCCACGTGATCGAGCACCTCAGCTTCGGCATCATGGGCGAGCGGCTCACGCTGCGCGTCCGGGAGAAGATGTTCGCGGCCATCCTGCGGAACGAGATCGGGTGGTTCGACAGCACCAGCCACACCAGCGCGATGCTGGCGTCGCGGCTCGAGACCGACGCCACGCTGGTGCGCACCATCGTCGTCGACCGCTCCACCATCCTGCTGCAGAACGTCGGCATGATCGTCACGTCGCTCATCATTGCCTTCATACTCAACTGGAGGATCACGCTGGTCGTGCTTGCCACCTATCCCCTCATGGTCAGCGGCCACATCAGTGAG AAAATGTTCATGAAAGGATACGGAGGGAACCTCGGCAAGTCGTATCTGAAGGCCAACATGCTCGCCGCCGAGGCGGTGAGCAACATGAGGACGGTGGCCGCCTTCTGCGCGGAGGAGAAGGTGATAAAGCTCTACGCTGATGAGCTCAAGGAGCCCGGAAAGCGGTCCTTCCGGCGAGGACAGGGAGCCGGCGTCTTCTATGGAGTCTCTCAGTTCTTCCTCTTCTCTTCCTATGCGCTGGCTTTATG GTACGGTTCGCATCTGATGAGCAAGGAGTTGGCCACCTTCAGGTCCGTGATGAAGTCCTTCATGGTGCTCATAGTGACAGCGCTGGCAATGGGCGAGACGCTGGCGATGGCGCCGGACATCATCAAGGGGAACCAGATGGCGTCCTCGGTGTTCGACATCCTGGACAGGAAGACCGAGGTAGAGATCGATACCGGCGACGACATCAAGAAGGTGGAGGGAGTGATCCAACTGCGGGACGTTGAATTCCGGTACCCGTCGAGGTCGGAGGTGGCCGTGTTCAAAGGGCTCGACCTCCTGATGAAAGCCGGCAAGAGCATGGCGCTCGTCGGGATGAGCGGCTCCGGCAAGAGCACCGTTCTTTCGCTCATCCTCCGCTTCTACGACCCGATCGCCGGAAAAGTTTTGATCGATG gaaaggacatcaagaagcttaagcTGAAGTCGCTCAGGAGGCACATCGGCCTGGTGCAGCAAGAGCCGGCGCTGTTCGCGACGACAATCTACGAAAACATCCTCTACGGCAAGGACGGCGCGACAGAGGCCGAGGTCATCGAGGCGGCGAAGCTGGCGAACGCGCACACCTTCATCAGCTCGCTGCCGGAGGGGTACCAGACGAAGGTCGGGGAGCGCGGCGTGCAGCTCTCCGGCGGGCAGAAGCAGCGCATCGCCATCGCACGTGCCATCGTCAAGGACCCGGCCATCCTGCTCCTGGACGAGGCGACGAGCGCGCTGGACGTGGAGTCGGAGCGCGTGGTGCAGCAGGCGCTGGACAGGGTGATGAAGAACCGGACCACCGTGATGGTGGCGCACCGGCTGTCCACGATCAAGAACGCCGACGTCATCTCGGTGATCCAGGACGGCAAGATCATCGAGCAGGGGGATCACCAGCACCTGGTCGAGAACAAGAATGGCGCATACCACAAGCTCGTCAacttgcagcagcagcagcagcaacagctgcaGGGGGCCTAG